Genomic DNA from Solanum dulcamara chromosome 4, daSolDulc1.2, whole genome shotgun sequence:
ggacatatgtgggcgagccgacgttgttcggtgatatgacttttattttctatgtatatgaaaaagaaatgtttttaaagataagacaagcatgcatgtcATTCGGCTTAaaaggcactcatatgtacaggttacttcTCTACCTCGTGATATGTTCTATATTTCTACCAtgttattattcatatttatattccttactatgttactattcatgccttacatactcagtacaaagctcgtactgacccccgtttcttcgggggctgcgtttcatgccgcACAGGTACACCCAGATGAATAGAAgttattatagaagatgttccagcggggttagcaactccacttgttcctgggGTGCTGCCGAGTCAGATTATAAGCGCTATGATATTTTattcgaagttagagactttgcagacagagttgtgggtatagagtgtcagctttgtaagcTGCGTCACCAGCCGATAGGTTATTATGAAGTATGTCACAGTTGTATCGGCTGATGGATTTTTGGAAAGCAGGATTCGAGAAGCTTAGTTATGttttttcatttcttatttatgtaaaattctaaagagattgagaatgtaatatgagttagcgggttcgctcggctccgaGCACGGGGTCGAGTGCCTATCACACCCTATTTATATCGGGGTGTGATAATTTCACGCTAGCCTTTTCAGTTTTCTTCACATGCATTGCACAACTAATACTACAAAGCAATAGACATGCATACATACAAAATTTTGAATCATATAAACCATCACCTATCAATCCTTGAAAACTCTATGAAACcttatctttctcttttttcaatGCCTTGGATTATTTTTGGtctaatataattaataaatacatGCAATAAATGAGAATGGCCTAATTAAACCCGAATTATATGCAAATACCAACTCATGCCAATTTATGATAATTCTAAACTAGGGCTTCCCACTATCAATTTCTAGTTGAAACCCTTCCCTAAGGTTACCCTCATGgactccaaatcttaagagtcgaatttaaaagttgtgaaatttaataatttacATTAAATGATGAACACGATGAAAAACTAGTGAAAACGCCCTTACGATGAACACGATAAAAAACTGATAAAAACGCCCTAAGTCGCCCTTGCAAATCCTCAAAATGAGATATCCAAATAATGactaatttttaaaagtttCCTTCACTAAATCCTGAATTACCCCACTATAGCAGTTTGACCCGCTATAGCGACACTACTATAGCAACCCTATCCTACTATAACACCCCAAATCCCGCTATAGTTCTTgatgccccccccccccccgttgTAGTGCCTGATCGAGTGCTTCCCGCTATAGAAGTGCCCTCTCACTATGGAGGCTTGCACGGTATTGTATCTTGCAAATTCCCCCCAAATTCCCTATTTTACAACACACCTCCAATTATTAATGTTTCAAACCATCCCTTTCACGCAAAATTAATTTTCGAGAGTTCTACACATACGAATTCAATTTTGT
This window encodes:
- the LOC129885062 gene encoding uncharacterized protein LOC129885062, producing the protein MSSNSPKVLAALGELPRQVLESFGKEKQVGRISVASKARHRYTQMNRSYYRRCSSGVSNSTCSWGAAESDYKRYDILFEVRDFADRVVGIECQLCKLRHQPIGYYEVCHSCIG